The genomic segment AGCTGAACGGCATCTGTACGCACTTGCTCGAATTCGTTTCCCGGCATAAGAAGGAAATCCTGGCCATCGCGGCCAACACGCCGATCGCGGGCGACGGCATGGTGGAAGCCACTAAACAGCTGATCCAACATCGGGGCTCCATCCACTTGCCCTCGGAAATGGCCGACCAGATCAAGGAAATCAACAACGAGATCTGGTATCGCGGCGAGCATGGCGATTACAACCGCTCCAAGATCCAGGAAGAATGGGCCATGCGCTACGCCAGCATGTGGCGCAATTTCCGCATCAAGGAAATCCTCTACGTCTGCGACCAGAAGTCGGAGGAAATCGCCTCCCTCCTGAAGCCGCGATAGTCCCGCCGGCCCGAATCGCCCTCCGGCGCCGACGGTTGCCGGCTTCGACTGCTTCCCGGCCGTGACGGCCGCCCCACCCCCTCTCCCGTCGGTTTCTATCTTGGGAAGCGGATTCCCCGGGAGCCTCCATGGACCAGTCCGAGCCTGAGCACATCAAGGACCGCCTGTTCGCCTTCTTCGAACGGCTCAAGACCATGAGTTCCATCCGCCGCTTCGGCACCTTGCCGATGATCGAAGTGGAAAGCGTCGCCTCCCACTCCTACAACGTGGCCATCATGGCCCTGATGATCGCCGATTACGATCCCGACCTCAAGGTCGACCGGGAAGCCCTGCTACGCAAGGCCCTGTTCCACGATTTCGAAGAGACCATCCTGTCGGACATCCCGCATCCCATCAAGCATCGCTTCAAGGGCGGGAAGTTGGGGCAGCTGCTCAAGGAAATCGTGCCGGAACTGGTGGAACAGGAAATCTTCAAGGAACTCCCTCCGCGATTGAAGGATCGTTACGTGAAAGACGCCTTGGGCGCGAAGGAGGATCTGGAGGGCCGTATCGTTTCGGCCGCGGACGCGATGGACATCCTGGTGACCTCGTTGCGCGAATTGAAGTTGGGCAACAGTTACTTCGATCGCATCTTCGACGTTGGGCTGGGCATGCTGGAGAAGTACTCGGAATTCAAGTTCGCGGGCCTGTTCATGGAGAGCGCCAAGCGCTATCGGGCACGGGGCGGGGCGCATTCCAAGCCGACTTTTTCAGACGAGTTCG from the Fibrobacterota bacterium genome contains:
- a CDS encoding HD domain-containing protein is translated as MDQSEPEHIKDRLFAFFERLKTMSSIRRFGTLPMIEVESVASHSYNVAIMALMIADYDPDLKVDREALLRKALFHDFEETILSDIPHPIKHRFKGGKLGQLLKEIVPELVEQEIFKELPPRLKDRYVKDALGAKEDLEGRIVSAADAMDILVTSLRELKLGNSYFDRIFDVGLGMLEKYSEFKFAGLFMESAKRYRARGGAHSKPTFSDEFVS